Proteins from a genomic interval of Halomonas alkaliantarctica:
- the argF gene encoding ornithine carbamoyltransferase encodes MATRHFLTLLDLTPDELDYLIQRAITIKTNLKAQGPVYTPLPNRTLAMIFEKSSTRTRVSFETGMAQFGGHALFLSPRDTQLGRGEPIEDTARVLSEMVDAVMIRTFSHAGLETYASASSVPVINALSDDYHPCQLLADVMTWIELRGSVKGRTAVWIGDGNNMCHSWINAARQFGFHLRICCPKGYEPRADIMAAAGDQVTLLHDPQEAVKQVDLITTDVWASMGQEEEQAKREADFAGFQVTEAMLDQANQDVLFLHCLPAHRGEEISHTLLDDPRAVVWQEAGNRLHAQKALIEFLLLGQITEQKATN; translated from the coding sequence ATGGCGACACGCCATTTCCTGACCTTGCTAGATTTGACCCCGGACGAGCTGGACTATTTGATCCAGCGCGCCATTACGATCAAAACCAATTTAAAAGCCCAAGGTCCTGTTTATACACCATTACCCAACCGCACCCTGGCGATGATCTTTGAAAAATCTTCGACGCGTACACGGGTTTCGTTTGAAACGGGAATGGCACAATTTGGCGGCCACGCGCTATTTCTCTCCCCCCGCGATACTCAGCTCGGTCGGGGCGAGCCGATTGAAGACACCGCTCGCGTACTGTCTGAAATGGTCGATGCGGTAATGATACGCACCTTCTCCCACGCTGGGCTGGAAACCTACGCCAGCGCCAGCAGCGTTCCGGTGATTAACGCCTTAAGCGATGACTATCACCCCTGCCAGCTACTTGCCGACGTGATGACCTGGATCGAGCTACGCGGTAGCGTTAAAGGGCGAACAGCGGTATGGATTGGTGATGGCAACAACATGTGCCACTCCTGGATCAATGCTGCTCGACAGTTCGGTTTTCATCTGCGTATTTGCTGCCCGAAAGGCTACGAGCCACGTGCAGACATCATGGCAGCCGCTGGCGATCAAGTGACGCTGCTACACGACCCCCAGGAAGCAGTAAAGCAGGTCGATCTGATCACCACCGATGTGTGGGCTTCCATGGGTCAGGAGGAGGAGCAGGCAAAACGTGAAGCCGACTTCGCAGGCTTCCAAGTGACAGAAGCGATGCTGGACCAGGCTAATCAAGACGTACTCTTCTTACACTGCCTGCCCGCGCATCGTGGCGAAGAAATCAGTCACACGCTGCTCGACGACCCCCGCGCAGTCGTCTGGCAGGAAGCTGGCAACCGCCTGCATGCACAAAAAGCGCTGATCGAGTTTTTGCTACTGGGCCAAATCACTGAGCAAAAGGCCACTAACTAA
- the uvrY gene encoding UvrY/SirA/GacA family response regulator transcription factor, producing the protein MISVLIADDHHLVRTSIAHLLNEECDIKIVGEVDDGESAVTQCRHLKPDIVLMDIRMPGIGGLEATRRIRRTMEDVKVLILTAHMEDSVLRRMLEAGASGFLSKGADAIEMTDAIRQVFHGRRYVSQEIAQRLALSHFTNEDNPFSHLSHRELQIALMIVNCQRVQDISDRLHLSPKTVNTYRYRLFDKLQVATDVELTHLALRHGLVEGFDATQI; encoded by the coding sequence TTGATCAGTGTACTTATCGCCGATGATCATCACCTAGTAAGAACTAGCATTGCTCACCTGCTAAACGAAGAATGTGATATTAAAATTGTGGGCGAGGTAGACGATGGTGAAAGTGCGGTAACACAGTGCCGCCACTTAAAGCCCGACATCGTGCTAATGGATATTCGCATGCCGGGAATAGGCGGGCTTGAAGCCACTCGGCGTATTCGCCGCACCATGGAAGACGTTAAAGTCTTAATATTGACAGCACATATGGAAGACAGCGTATTGCGCCGTATGCTTGAGGCCGGTGCCTCTGGCTTTTTAAGCAAAGGTGCAGATGCAATAGAAATGACGGATGCCATCCGTCAAGTATTCCACGGCCGCCGCTACGTCAGTCAGGAAATAGCCCAGCGCCTGGCCCTTTCGCACTTCACCAATGAGGACAACCCGTTTAGCCACCTATCTCACCGTGAGCTACAGATTGCCCTCATGATTGTGAACTGCCAGCGTGTGCAAGATATCTCTGATCGCCTACATTTAAGTCCTAAAACGGTAAACACCTACCGCTACCGACTCTTTGATAAACTACAGGTTGCTACCGATGTCGAGCTTACTCACTTAGCGCTCCGTCACGGGCTGGTCGAGGGGTTTGACGCTACCCAAATATAA
- the dnaX gene encoding DNA polymerase III subunit gamma/tau, with product MSYQVLARKWRPRTFHELVGQAHVQRALVNALDQGRLHHAYLFTGTRGVGKTTLARILAKCLNCTANGRGDEGITSTPCGQCDSCQAIDEGRFVDLIEVDAASRTKVEDTRELLDNVQYAPTQGRYKVYLIDEVHMLSTSSFNALLKTLEEPPPHVKFLLATTDPQKLPPTVLSRCLQFTLKHMPPERVVEHLTYVLGEEGVAFDESALWLLGKAAEGSMRDAMSLTDQAIAFGQGAVRHADVAAMLGTLDHRHILGLAESLADVDVQRLLAEVAELAEQGPDFAAVLDELSSMLHRLAVAQMVPDAVDNSHGDRDVILQLASRFTAEDIQLYYQIGIQGRGDMMHAPDLRSALEMTLLRMLAFRPQGVPKPPRTPLPLRREPSEGVAAETNAQVAVAETPSPAPQPAPVADAKPEAHSTPEAQPAQQLEPSPEQTAPVAEEQPPLQEPPPWTLETDAPTIEADTSQQASEPAAMVEPEPVAEPVLTPEPVSEPQAAVEPTTSEVPTAQPEAFPEIQPEARTEAFPKAQPGKLDNAQWLQCFDSLGLGGLTRNLAGNCLVESDDGTLLTLRLDPSQEAMQAEVHQTRIERALKEQGMPRRIAFYVAELSNSLETPRQREERLNKERHAQAVDLLNHDPHVQKLQQAFGAKLIESSVKPADAIR from the coding sequence ATGAGCTATCAGGTTCTGGCCCGCAAGTGGCGGCCTCGCACATTCCACGAACTCGTGGGCCAGGCCCATGTTCAGCGTGCCTTGGTGAATGCCCTTGATCAGGGCCGTCTGCACCATGCCTACCTGTTTACGGGTACCCGCGGTGTGGGTAAAACCACTTTGGCGCGAATTCTTGCCAAGTGTTTGAACTGTACGGCCAACGGTCGTGGCGATGAAGGTATTACCTCTACCCCGTGCGGGCAGTGCGATAGCTGCCAAGCAATCGATGAAGGGCGCTTTGTTGATCTTATTGAGGTCGATGCAGCGTCAAGAACCAAAGTAGAAGATACCCGGGAACTGCTGGACAACGTTCAGTACGCGCCTACCCAAGGGCGCTATAAGGTGTACCTGATCGATGAGGTGCACATGCTCTCCACCAGCAGTTTCAATGCGCTGCTGAAAACGCTGGAAGAGCCTCCCCCTCACGTTAAATTCCTGCTGGCGACCACCGATCCGCAAAAACTGCCGCCGACAGTACTCTCACGCTGCCTTCAATTTACCCTCAAACATATGCCACCAGAGCGTGTGGTTGAGCACCTCACCTATGTGCTGGGTGAGGAGGGCGTCGCCTTTGATGAAAGCGCTTTGTGGCTATTGGGTAAGGCGGCGGAAGGCTCAATGCGTGATGCCATGAGCCTCACCGACCAAGCCATTGCGTTTGGGCAGGGGGCGGTGCGTCATGCGGATGTGGCCGCCATGCTGGGCACCCTGGATCATCGCCATATTCTTGGGCTGGCGGAATCCCTGGCCGATGTGGATGTACAGCGCTTGTTGGCCGAAGTGGCCGAGTTAGCAGAGCAAGGCCCGGACTTTGCCGCGGTGTTGGATGAGTTATCGAGTATGCTTCACCGCTTAGCGGTGGCGCAGATGGTGCCGGATGCCGTGGATAACAGCCACGGTGATCGCGACGTTATCCTGCAACTAGCAAGCCGCTTCACCGCCGAAGACATTCAGCTCTATTACCAAATTGGTATTCAGGGCCGTGGGGACATGATGCACGCCCCCGACCTGCGTAGCGCGTTAGAGATGACGCTGCTGCGCATGTTGGCGTTTCGACCTCAGGGCGTGCCGAAACCACCGCGTACCCCGCTACCGCTTCGCCGCGAGCCATCTGAGGGAGTAGCGGCGGAAACAAATGCTCAAGTAGCAGTGGCAGAAACGCCTTCACCGGCGCCGCAGCCCGCTCCAGTAGCTGATGCAAAGCCAGAAGCTCATTCCACGCCAGAAGCTCAGCCCGCACAGCAATTGGAGCCAAGCCCCGAGCAGACAGCGCCTGTCGCTGAAGAGCAACCTCCGCTACAAGAGCCACCGCCTTGGACACTCGAAACGGACGCGCCAACGATCGAGGCTGATACTTCCCAGCAAGCCTCTGAACCAGCGGCAATGGTGGAACCAGAACCTGTTGCAGAGCCGGTCTTAACACCTGAGCCCGTATCCGAGCCCCAAGCGGCGGTAGAGCCCACTACGTCTGAGGTGCCTACAGCTCAACCAGAGGCCTTTCCAGAAATTCAACCAGAAGCCCGGACAGAAGCCTTTCCAAAAGCCCAGCCAGGCAAGCTGGATAATGCGCAGTGGTTGCAGTGCTTTGACTCGCTGGGCCTGGGCGGCTTGACCCGTAACTTGGCAGGCAACTGTTTGGTAGAGAGCGACGACGGTACGCTGTTGACGCTTCGCCTAGACCCAAGCCAAGAGGCTATGCAGGCGGAAGTGCACCAAACGCGCATTGAGCGTGCGCTTAAAGAGCAGGGCATGCCACGGCGAATAGCGTTTTACGTTGCCGAGTTGTCTAATAGCCTGGAAACACCCCGGCAACGCGAAGAGCGCCTTAATAAAGAGCGTCATGCCCAGGCGGTTGATCTACTCAATCACGACCCCCATGTACAGAAGTTACAGCAGGCGTTTGGTGCAAAGCTGATAGAATCCAGCGTTAAGCCTGCCGACGCGATACGCTAA
- the grxD gene encoding Grx4 family monothiol glutaredoxin, translating into MSTTAENIQRQISENTILIYMKGSPQLPQCGFSAQTVQALMSCGERFAFVNVLDNPDIRAELPKIANWPTFPQLWVEGELVGGCDIVVEMHQSGELEKLVKAAAERAGAAESGDNA; encoded by the coding sequence ATGAGCACGACTGCCGAAAACATTCAGCGTCAAATTAGCGAAAACACGATCCTGATTTACATGAAAGGCTCGCCCCAACTGCCCCAGTGCGGTTTTTCTGCCCAGACCGTTCAAGCGCTGATGAGCTGCGGTGAGCGCTTTGCGTTCGTTAACGTTCTGGATAATCCGGATATTCGCGCTGAGCTGCCCAAGATTGCTAACTGGCCGACATTCCCGCAGCTGTGGGTAGAAGGCGAGCTGGTGGGCGGCTGCGACATCGTGGTTGAGATGCATCAGAGTGGCGAGCTGGAAAAGCTGGTAAAAGCCGCTGCTGAGCGTGCCGGTGCGGCGGAAAGTGGTGATAACGCCTAG